One Streptomyces sp. NBC_00102 DNA segment encodes these proteins:
- a CDS encoding PTS glucose transporter subunit IIA, translating to MTHVTSPLSGQAIGLAAVPDPVFSGAMVGPGTAIDPVREPGEAVSPVDGVVVSLHPHAFVVVDSEGHGVLTHLGIDTVQLNGEGFELLINKGDTVTRGQAVVRWNPVDVEAAGKSPICPVVALEATADSLSDVQESGEVKAGGALFGWQ from the coding sequence ATGACCCACGTGACGTCCCCCCTCAGCGGACAGGCCATCGGACTGGCCGCGGTCCCCGACCCGGTCTTCTCGGGCGCGATGGTGGGGCCCGGCACGGCCATCGACCCCGTCCGGGAGCCCGGCGAGGCGGTGTCACCGGTCGACGGCGTGGTGGTTTCCCTGCATCCGCACGCGTTCGTGGTGGTGGACAGCGAGGGACATGGAGTACTCACGCACCTGGGTATCGACACGGTCCAGCTCAACGGTGAAGGGTTCGAGCTCCTCATCAACAAGGGCGACACCGTCACCCGCGGCCAGGCGGTCGTGCGGTGGAACCCTGTCGACGTCGAAGCCGCGGGGAAGTCCCCCATCTGTCCCGTCGTGGCCCTGGAGGCCACGGCCGACTCCCTTTCGGACGTGCAGGAGTCGGGCGAGGTGAAGGCGGGCGGCGCTCTCTTCGGCTGGCAGTGA